The following proteins are encoded in a genomic region of Ailuropoda melanoleuca isolate Jingjing chromosome 10, ASM200744v2, whole genome shotgun sequence:
- the CALHM5 gene encoding calcium homeostasis modulator protein 5 has protein sequence MDAFQGILKFFLNQKTVIGYSFMALLTVGSERLFSLVAFKCPCSTENVVYGLVFLFAPAWVLLILGFFLNSRSWRLFTGCCVNPRKIFPKGHSCRFFYVLGQITLSSLVAPMMWLSVALLNGTFYECAVSGTKSSSLLGLICKGKPQECWDELHKVSCGKTGMTPADNEEVKLSLQAQSQILGWCLICSASFFSLLTTCYARCRSKVSYLQLNFWKTYAQKEKEQLENTFLEYANKLSERNLKCFFENKRPDVFPMPTFAAWEAASELHSFQQSQQHYSTLHRVVEDGLELSPEDDETTMVLVGTAHSA, from the exons ATGGATGCTTTTCAGgggattttaaaattcttcctcaACCAGAAAACTGTTATTGGCTATAGCTTCATGGCTCTGCTGACCGTGGGGAGTGAGCGTCTCTTTTCACTGGTGGCTTTTAAGTGTCCCTGCAGCACTGAGAATGTGGTCTACGGGCTGGTTTTCCTGTTTGCTCCTGCTTGGGTGTTACTGATCCTGGGATTCTTTCTGAACAGCAGGTCTTGGAGGCTCTTCACAGGCTGCTGTGTGAATCCCAGGAAAATCTTCCCCAAAGGCCACAGTTGCCGCTTTTTCTATGTCCTCGGCCAGATCACTCTGAGTTCATTGGTGGCTCCGATGATGTGGCTTTCTGTGGCTCTGCTCAATGGGACTTTTTATGAATGTGCCGTGAGCGGGACCAAAAGTTCAAGTCTCCTGGGACTGATTTGCAAAGGCAAGCCCCAAGAGTGCTGGGATGAACTTCACAAAGTCTCTTGTGGCAAAACCGGCATGACGCCCGCGGACAACGAAGAAGTGAAGCTGTCCCTTCAAGCCCAGTCTCAG attctAGGATGGTGCCTGATTTGTTCAgcatctttcttctctctgctcaccACTTGTTACGCTCGCTGCCGATCTAAAGTTAGCTACCTTCAGCTGAACTTTTGGAAGACGTATGcgcagaaggagaaggagcagtTGGAAAACACATTCCTGGAGTATGCCAACAAGCTGAGTGAGAGAAACCTGAAATGCTTTTTTGAAAACAAGCGGCCAGATGTCTTCCCCATGCCCACCTTTGCAGCCTGGGAAGCGGCTTCAGAGCTGCATTCTTTCCAGCAAAGCCAGCAACATTACAGCACCCTACACAGGGTGGTGGAGGATGGTCTGGAACTTAGCCCCGAGGATGATGAGACCACAATGGTGCTTGTGGGTACTGCCCACAGTGCGTAG